A genomic region of uncultured Roseibium sp. contains the following coding sequences:
- a CDS encoding FAD-dependent oxidoreductase yields MTILVVGAGISGLSTAWALAKRGVPVTLLEQGPIPNPLSASGDQHRIIRRAYGGQGGYQRRIGDAYAAWDEMWEDLDSKHLVDTGFMVMSQSADDGGEDYRKGLVAGGYPFEDLTPAETADRFPFVDPETIRYGLVSDEGGVLLCQRIASDLRDWLRAKGADIRENAEVTAVDPAAGSVTLADGQVLSGDHVIVTAGAWTLGLFPQLAVKLTTYRTAVVYLTPPQDLVEAWERSPAILDPGGPVDGYILPPVAGTGLKFGAGIHKYKAPPNQDRVPKAGEGETLRNHFSPPFSRIEEYHVDDVVTCAYTFTADEHFFATTEDRATIVSACSGHGYKFGAVTGQKLAEGIVSRDMASAQTWLEARD; encoded by the coding sequence ATGACAATACTTGTTGTCGGCGCTGGAATTTCCGGCCTATCCACCGCCTGGGCGCTCGCCAAACGAGGTGTCCCGGTCACGCTGCTCGAGCAGGGACCGATCCCGAATCCGCTGTCTGCTTCGGGCGACCAGCACCGCATCATCCGCCGGGCCTATGGCGGCCAGGGCGGGTATCAACGGCGGATCGGGGACGCCTATGCGGCCTGGGACGAAATGTGGGAAGACCTTGACAGCAAGCACCTGGTCGACACCGGGTTCATGGTGATGTCGCAGTCGGCAGATGATGGCGGCGAAGACTACCGGAAAGGGCTTGTCGCGGGCGGCTATCCTTTCGAGGATCTGACGCCCGCTGAGACCGCCGACCGGTTTCCGTTCGTCGATCCCGAGACCATTCGCTACGGCCTGGTCAGCGACGAGGGTGGCGTTCTCCTGTGCCAGAGAATCGCATCGGATCTGCGCGACTGGCTGCGTGCGAAGGGAGCGGACATCCGCGAGAACGCGGAAGTCACAGCCGTCGATCCCGCGGCCGGTTCCGTGACGCTCGCCGATGGTCAGGTCCTGTCGGGCGATCATGTCATCGTCACTGCCGGAGCCTGGACACTTGGACTGTTTCCGCAACTGGCTGTGAAGCTGACGACCTATCGGACGGCAGTTGTCTACCTGACGCCTCCGCAGGACCTCGTCGAGGCCTGGGAGCGCTCACCCGCGATCCTTGATCCTGGTGGCCCCGTCGACGGTTACATTCTTCCGCCCGTCGCCGGGACGGGTCTCAAGTTCGGTGCCGGGATTCACAAGTACAAGGCCCCCCCGAACCAGGACCGCGTTCCGAAAGCTGGAGAGGGAGAAACCTTGCGCAACCACTTTTCACCGCCGTTTTCGCGGATCGAGGAATACCACGTCGACGACGTCGTGACCTGCGCCTACACGTTCACGGCGGACGAGCATTTCTTTGCGACGACCGAAGACAGGGCAACCATCGTGTCGGCCTGTTCCGGGCACGGCTACAAGTTCGGCGCCGTCACGGGGCAGAAGCTCGCAGAGGGGATTGTCTCAAGGGATATGGCTTCGGCGCAAACCTGGCTGGAAGCGCGGGACTGA
- a CDS encoding phosphatase PAP2 family protein, which produces MANSGGFGPEGSLGSLGSLGSLGSLGSLGSLGSLGSLGSLGSLGSLGSPSANPPLVVQALNTNRDGIAGAWQPVPESAVEESGQENTEYLDRLAPSVRASIFALEIGSRIGFRFDADTASVFHLQANFATPETKYQTLMEMKRPTPKIFADQLTMVANYADLRADRSGEIIAQLATPLEFLRAIAFVDPERTPFTVELLGMSLWMANYVEMRLKYALACKRPIEWSPQIQPMIWTPTHGSLPSGHATEAFCMAQVLWRLLRVSGTKPYSGELWGEMMMRQAARIAINRTVAGVHFPVDSVAGAVLGLNLGEYFVKRCMTQAPTTGWIFDGPEFHDGSGAATNMDFDWRDYYEFSATPGLKDTMDWVDRKAFVDPIDDAPSDPLEWLWGRAISEWEDIN; this is translated from the coding sequence ATGGCGAATTCAGGCGGATTTGGACCCGAAGGCAGCCTTGGAAGTCTGGGCAGCCTTGGAAGTTTGGGCAGTTTGGGAAGCCTCGGCAGTCTGGGGAGCCTTGGAAGTCTCGGTAGTCTGGGAAGCCTCGGAAGTCTCGGGTCCCCGTCTGCCAACCCTCCGCTTGTCGTACAGGCGCTGAACACCAACCGCGACGGCATTGCCGGAGCATGGCAACCGGTTCCCGAGTCGGCCGTGGAGGAAAGCGGCCAGGAAAACACCGAGTATCTCGACCGGCTTGCCCCCTCGGTTCGCGCCAGTATTTTTGCACTCGAGATCGGTTCGAGGATCGGTTTCCGTTTCGACGCCGACACCGCAAGCGTCTTCCATCTTCAGGCGAATTTTGCAACGCCTGAAACCAAATACCAGACGCTGATGGAGATGAAACGGCCGACGCCGAAGATTTTCGCGGATCAACTGACCATGGTCGCCAACTATGCGGACCTGCGTGCCGACCGCTCGGGCGAGATCATCGCACAACTCGCAACGCCGCTTGAGTTTCTGCGCGCCATCGCTTTCGTCGATCCGGAGCGCACGCCGTTCACCGTCGAATTGCTGGGCATGTCGCTCTGGATGGCGAACTATGTGGAAATGCGCCTGAAATACGCGCTTGCCTGCAAGCGGCCGATCGAATGGTCCCCCCAGATCCAGCCGATGATCTGGACGCCCACGCATGGCAGCCTGCCGAGCGGACATGCGACCGAAGCTTTTTGCATGGCCCAGGTCCTCTGGCGGCTTTTGCGTGTATCGGGCACGAAACCCTACTCCGGCGAATTGTGGGGCGAGATGATGATGCGCCAGGCTGCACGGATCGCGATCAATCGCACGGTCGCAGGCGTTCATTTTCCCGTAGACAGTGTGGCCGGCGCCGTGCTGGGCCTGAACCTCGGCGAGTATTTCGTCAAGCGCTGCATGACCCAGGCTCCGACAACAGGTTGGATATTCGACGGACCGGAATTCCACGACGGAAGCGGTGCGGCCACCAACATGGATTTCGACTGGCGTGACTACTACGAATTTTCCGCGACGCCGGGCCTGAAGGACACCATGGACTGGGTGGACCGCAAAGCCTTCGTGGATCCGATTGATGACGCGCCCTCGGATCCGCTCGAATGGTTATGGGGCCGGGCAATTTCGGAATGGGAAGACATAAACTGA
- a CDS encoding TRAP transporter small permease subunit has product MKILAERIGGTLNRLIEAVVALLMLALVLDVWIGVIDRYWFHWQLPWPETLARYLMIWAALLAVSSGIARREHIGLTSFLMKLPFPVRRAVLIVIDLLAIALFAYVLWFGIGFAQGGASRQAMIFGATLEPFFWAVPASAFLAIVQLVLVLLRDQGLQLDASVEASA; this is encoded by the coding sequence TTGAAAATCCTGGCAGAGAGAATCGGTGGCACGCTGAACCGGCTGATCGAAGCGGTTGTCGCCCTCCTGATGCTGGCGCTCGTTCTCGACGTCTGGATCGGTGTCATCGATCGCTACTGGTTTCACTGGCAATTGCCCTGGCCGGAAACGCTCGCCCGCTACCTGATGATCTGGGCCGCGCTCCTGGCCGTTTCGTCCGGCATCGCCCGCCGCGAACATATCGGCCTGACATCGTTCCTGATGAAACTGCCCTTTCCGGTTCGGCGCGCGGTACTCATCGTGATCGACCTTCTGGCAATCGCGCTCTTTGCCTATGTGCTCTGGTTCGGCATCGGCTTTGCCCAGGGCGGCGCATCCCGGCAGGCGATGATCTTCGGCGCAACGCTCGAACCTTTCTTCTGGGCCGTGCCTGCGTCCGCCTTCCTGGCCATCGTCCAGCTTGTCCTGGTCCTGTTGCGCGACCAGGGTCTTCAGCTCG
- a CDS encoding MurR/RpiR family transcriptional regulator produces MQARLKIDEGLGHAAVDVISNLRKSDGQLSAREQKVADFVSANLERISAMTIAEVAKACDVSTPTVVRFCRTMGCDGFREFKIRLAQNLAVSLQYLDVGDRPESETSSGFLDQVIGALSASLNVMRKQIDGAVFETAKNHIAGARTVLVGGVGGGSSMLAQEASNRFFRLGISAVAVSDSYLLQMRAATLSKSDVILLISSSGEADEIVSAAEIAAGYGAATLAITKSCSTLVRSVDCALQIDLPEDPDIYKPTASRYAYLAIIDALAMAVAQMRSDHTTENLRRIRASLTAYHGRTGPQPLGD; encoded by the coding sequence ATGCAGGCACGATTGAAAATAGACGAGGGACTGGGACATGCAGCTGTCGACGTGATTTCCAATCTGAGGAAATCCGACGGTCAACTCTCGGCCAGGGAACAGAAGGTCGCCGACTTCGTGTCGGCGAACCTGGAGCGCATCAGCGCGATGACCATTGCCGAAGTGGCAAAGGCGTGCGATGTCAGCACGCCGACTGTGGTGCGGTTCTGCCGCACGATGGGCTGTGACGGGTTCCGGGAATTCAAGATCCGGCTGGCGCAGAACCTGGCGGTCAGCCTGCAATATCTCGATGTTGGTGACCGGCCGGAATCGGAGACAAGCTCGGGGTTTCTCGACCAGGTGATCGGTGCCCTTTCCGCCTCCTTGAACGTCATGCGCAAGCAAATCGACGGGGCGGTGTTCGAGACCGCGAAAAACCATATCGCCGGTGCGCGCACGGTGCTCGTCGGCGGTGTCGGCGGCGGTTCCTCCATGCTGGCGCAGGAGGCCTCCAACAGGTTTTTCCGGCTGGGTATTTCCGCTGTGGCCGTCTCCGACAGCTACCTCCTGCAGATGCGGGCTGCGACCCTGTCGAAGTCGGATGTCATCCTGCTGATCTCCTCAAGCGGCGAGGCGGATGAAATCGTCAGCGCTGCCGAAATTGCCGCCGGTTACGGAGCCGCCACGCTGGCGATCACAAAGTCGTGCAGCACGCTTGTGCGCTCCGTCGACTGCGCCTTGCAGATCGATCTCCCCGAAGACCCGGACATCTACAAGCCGACCGCATCCCGCTACGCCTATTTGGCCATCATAGACGCCCTTGCCATGGCGGTCGCCCAGATGAGATCCGACCACACGACGGAGAACCTGCGGCGCATCCGGGCCTCACTGACGGCCTATCACGGACGCACGGGGCCGCAGCCGCTGGGGGACTAG
- a CDS encoding metal ABC transporter ATP-binding protein, whose product MAAVLELRNLALGYPGLTLFRNLSLEIEAGTTLAVLGANGSGKSTFVKMLLGLTDPLAGRLSWPSGRPDEIGYLAQLTEFDRRFPIRVRDLAAMGAWRGFGFWSGLGRRGRDRVDTALDEAGILELSDRSLHTLSGGQLQRALFARVILQDAPLILLDEPFAAVDQSTEAHLLSIIQRWRGEGRAVVLVVHDLSSVLDHCSHALLLGNGTATHGPVAEVLTPDRLVAQGYLSQSQASWMFRAPLEQGERAHV is encoded by the coding sequence ATGGCGGCTGTCCTGGAATTGCGCAACCTTGCTCTGGGCTATCCCGGGCTCACGCTGTTCAGGAACCTGTCCCTGGAGATCGAGGCTGGAACGACGCTTGCGGTTCTGGGTGCGAACGGTTCGGGCAAGAGCACCTTCGTCAAGATGCTGCTCGGCTTGACGGACCCGCTTGCTGGCCGCCTGAGCTGGCCGTCCGGCCGGCCGGATGAGATCGGCTACCTGGCGCAACTGACGGAGTTCGACCGGCGCTTCCCCATTCGTGTGCGCGATCTCGCCGCGATGGGAGCGTGGCGCGGATTCGGCTTTTGGTCGGGTCTCGGGCGGCGTGGCCGCGACCGGGTGGATACAGCTCTGGACGAGGCCGGAATTCTCGAATTGTCGGACCGTTCGCTGCATACGCTATCCGGCGGGCAACTGCAGCGGGCCCTGTTCGCCCGCGTGATCCTGCAGGACGCTCCCCTGATCCTGCTGGACGAACCGTTCGCGGCGGTCGACCAGAGCACAGAGGCACACCTTCTGTCGATCATTCAGCGCTGGCGCGGGGAAGGCCGGGCCGTGGTCCTCGTTGTTCATGATCTATCCTCCGTTCTTGATCATTGCAGCCACGCGCTGCTGCTGGGCAACGGAACTGCGACGCATGGTCCGGTCGCAGAGGTTCTGACACCGGACCGGCTCGTGGCGCAGGGTTACCTGTCGCAAAGCCAGGCGTCCTGGATGTTCAGGGCTCCCCTTGAGCAAGGGGAGCGCGCCCATGTTTGA
- a CDS encoding adenylate/guanylate cyclase domain-containing protein produces MISTSYKDIFTLGTGLLRVNRAVLFADVVDSVRLFEVDEEGTIVRWVGFVDNLERKLAESGQGRLVKRMGDGLLAEFDDAGYAARTALDIQASIEKVNENLDADRRIELRIGLDIGEILHSADQDLYGQHVNTAARLSAASRAGQIVTSAAIRNELASDPDAEFEDIGELHLKNLPRPVSAYLLRNRDETLSVTPRIAAKDLQPTIAVLPLVCPAVSQETMVWSNLITEDLVGALAKSPALSVISNLSTASFRAKALELEDIRTKLSADFIVTGSFRQSPDQTILDLELIETRTGLVVLAERLEFDTSELLQRNTIFSDLANRMHGALLNREMKRALTAPLPTLEGYAILFGAIALMNRLSRQDFELARELLDGLIERVPHAPAALAWKARWHVLKVQQGWADEPGLEAKLALDCTERALDIDPQNSAALVAEGFVRNNLLHDLDEAEELFDSALELTPNDATGRALRAGLYTFRGEGAKAAQDAEYALHLAPLDPNRFFFQAMAAGASLANKDNARALELAASSLRLNRSHTSTLRVKAVAEFRLGKHEEARKTLAKLLKKQPNFSISWWQKSSPAADFEMGREFARSLRDLGVPE; encoded by the coding sequence ATGATCTCGACCTCGTACAAGGACATATTTACGCTCGGTACGGGGCTATTGCGAGTGAACAGAGCGGTTCTGTTCGCTGACGTTGTTGATTCAGTGCGTCTTTTCGAAGTTGACGAGGAAGGCACAATCGTCCGCTGGGTCGGTTTCGTGGACAATCTCGAACGCAAGCTGGCGGAGTCGGGGCAGGGCCGCCTGGTCAAACGTATGGGTGACGGGCTGCTGGCGGAATTCGACGATGCCGGCTATGCGGCACGCACGGCGCTGGACATTCAGGCCTCGATTGAAAAGGTCAACGAGAACCTGGACGCGGACCGCCGTATCGAATTGCGCATAGGCCTTGATATCGGCGAGATCCTGCACAGTGCGGACCAGGACCTGTACGGCCAGCACGTCAACACGGCGGCCCGCCTGTCGGCGGCTTCGCGCGCAGGACAGATCGTGACCAGCGCGGCAATCCGCAATGAGCTGGCGAGCGACCCCGATGCGGAGTTTGAAGACATCGGGGAATTGCACCTTAAGAACCTGCCGAGGCCAGTCAGCGCCTACCTGCTGCGAAACCGCGATGAAACGCTGAGCGTGACCCCCAGGATCGCCGCAAAGGACCTTCAGCCGACGATTGCCGTCTTGCCGCTCGTTTGCCCTGCGGTGTCCCAGGAAACGATGGTCTGGTCGAACCTGATCACCGAAGACCTGGTCGGGGCCTTGGCAAAATCTCCCGCGCTGAGCGTGATTTCCAACCTGTCGACGGCGAGCTTTCGTGCGAAGGCCCTGGAGTTGGAGGATATCCGCACAAAGCTGAGCGCGGACTTTATCGTGACCGGTTCCTTCCGGCAGTCGCCTGACCAGACAATTCTGGACCTGGAACTGATCGAGACCCGGACCGGGCTGGTCGTTCTTGCTGAACGTCTGGAGTTCGATACATCCGAGCTTCTTCAGCGCAACACCATTTTCAGCGATCTGGCCAACAGGATGCACGGCGCTCTTTTGAACAGGGAGATGAAACGCGCTCTCACCGCCCCCCTTCCAACACTTGAGGGATACGCGATCCTGTTCGGGGCGATCGCGCTGATGAACCGGTTGTCGCGGCAGGATTTCGAGCTGGCACGCGAACTGCTCGACGGATTGATAGAGCGCGTTCCGCATGCCCCCGCCGCACTTGCCTGGAAGGCGCGCTGGCATGTGCTCAAGGTTCAGCAGGGCTGGGCGGACGAGCCCGGTCTCGAGGCGAAGCTAGCGTTGGATTGCACTGAACGTGCGCTGGACATCGATCCGCAGAACTCGGCAGCCCTGGTCGCCGAGGGCTTTGTGCGGAACAATCTGCTGCACGACCTGGACGAGGCGGAGGAACTGTTCGACAGCGCCCTTGAGCTGACGCCGAACGACGCGACCGGACGGGCGTTGCGGGCCGGGCTTTACACCTTCCGGGGAGAAGGAGCCAAGGCAGCTCAGGATGCGGAATATGCGCTGCATCTGGCGCCGCTCGACCCGAACCGGTTCTTCTTTCAGGCGATGGCAGCCGGTGCAAGCCTCGCCAACAAGGACAATGCGCGTGCCCTGGAACTTGCCGCCAGCTCATTGCGTCTAAACCGGTCCCATACATCAACGCTGCGCGTCAAGGCCGTTGCCGAATTCCGGTTGGGCAAGCATGAAGAGGCCAGAAAAACACTCGCCAAACTACTGAAAAAGCAACCGAATTTCTCAATCAGCTGGTGGCAGAAATCCTCGCCCGCCGCTGATTTCGAGATGGGTCGGGAATTCGCCCGATCTCTTAGGGACCTGGGGGTACCGGAATAA
- a CDS encoding zinc ABC transporter substrate-binding protein, producing MTLLKTLAAGFLATSLITAALPAGAHDDVKVVASFSILADMVEQVVGDHAEVTTIVGPDADAHVYQPSVADARAVAEADVIFVNGLGFETWSDTLISESGTEATVHIATEGVTPVKVGGETDPHAWNSLSNGVIYVRNIADAMSDAMPDHADDFKANADAYITRLEALDTETRTRLAALPEDRRTVVTAHDAFGYLADAYGLTFLAPVGIDTEAEPSARDLAALIAQLKEEGAAALFVENITSPVLVQQISDETGIEIGGRLYSDALSERGGPATSYFAMFQHNLGTLLDALGNNNS from the coding sequence ATGACCCTTTTGAAAACTCTTGCGGCCGGTTTCCTGGCGACATCGCTGATTACCGCTGCACTGCCTGCCGGTGCGCATGACGACGTCAAGGTCGTTGCCAGCTTCTCGATCCTCGCAGACATGGTGGAGCAGGTGGTTGGCGATCATGCCGAGGTGACCACCATCGTCGGGCCCGATGCCGACGCGCATGTCTATCAGCCCTCGGTCGCCGACGCGCGCGCTGTGGCCGAAGCCGATGTCATCTTCGTCAACGGTCTCGGCTTCGAGACCTGGTCAGACACGCTCATTTCAGAATCCGGTACCGAGGCCACGGTTCACATTGCCACCGAGGGCGTGACGCCGGTCAAGGTCGGCGGCGAGACCGATCCGCATGCTTGGAATTCCCTGTCGAACGGGGTCATCTACGTGCGCAACATCGCCGATGCCATGTCCGACGCCATGCCGGACCACGCCGACGATTTCAAGGCAAACGCAGACGCATACATCACCAGGCTCGAGGCCCTTGATACGGAGACCCGCACGCGTCTGGCCGCACTGCCGGAAGACCGCCGCACGGTTGTCACCGCACATGATGCCTTCGGTTATCTTGCCGATGCCTACGGTCTGACCTTCCTTGCCCCGGTCGGCATCGATACGGAAGCGGAGCCGTCTGCACGCGATCTCGCGGCCCTGATCGCGCAACTGAAGGAAGAGGGGGCAGCAGCGCTGTTCGTCGAGAACATCACCAGTCCGGTGCTGGTGCAGCAGATTTCCGATGAAACGGGCATCGAGATCGGTGGCCGCCTTTACTCAGACGCACTATCGGAGCGTGGCGGACCGGCCACCAGTTACTTCGCCATGTTCCAGCACAATCTCGGCACGTTGCTCGACGCGCTCGGAAACAACAACAGCTGA
- a CDS encoding metal ABC transporter permease, with protein sequence MFELFAEMWSFAFMRRAFVATTVLSASVAPIGAFLVLRRLSLAGEAMAHAITPGIVIGFVATGLSVMSLLVGGLVAGVGVAILTALLARKTILRSDASLASLYLIALAVGIFILSAAGSAVPLKSFLFGSILGIDDASMMLVGGVATVTLAAFAVLLRPLIVSTCDPVFFEAQTRRPWLVEQGFMLLLVLNLLAAFKTLGTLMAVGLMILPATAARYWASTITGQLVLGFLFALASCWIGLTLSYLFPETPSGPAIVLVAGGFFAFSALFGPLGFGGRFRKPSPENKTSVEQSYIEKRTQ encoded by the coding sequence ATGTTTGAGCTGTTTGCCGAGATGTGGAGCTTTGCCTTCATGCGGCGCGCCTTCGTTGCGACAACGGTGCTGTCCGCATCCGTTGCGCCGATCGGCGCATTTCTCGTTCTGCGGCGCCTGTCCCTCGCCGGGGAAGCCATGGCCCACGCGATCACGCCGGGAATCGTCATCGGCTTCGTTGCGACCGGCTTGTCCGTGATGTCTCTGCTCGTTGGCGGCCTGGTCGCAGGCGTCGGTGTCGCCATCCTGACGGCGTTGCTTGCGCGCAAGACCATCCTGCGGAGCGATGCGAGCCTCGCCTCGCTCTACCTCATTGCGCTTGCCGTCGGGATCTTCATCCTGTCCGCGGCCGGGTCCGCGGTGCCGCTCAAGAGTTTCCTGTTCGGCTCGATCCTCGGGATCGACGATGCATCCATGATGCTGGTCGGTGGTGTCGCGACCGTGACGCTCGCCGCGTTTGCCGTGCTTCTCAGGCCGCTGATCGTCAGCACCTGCGATCCGGTCTTCTTCGAGGCACAGACACGGCGGCCCTGGCTCGTCGAACAGGGGTTCATGCTGCTTCTGGTTCTGAACCTGCTCGCCGCATTCAAGACACTCGGGACATTGATGGCCGTCGGCCTGATGATCCTGCCCGCGACGGCTGCCCGCTATTGGGCCAGCACGATCACGGGTCAGCTTGTGCTCGGTTTCCTGTTTGCCCTGGCAAGCTGCTGGATCGGCCTGACCCTGTCGTATCTCTTTCCCGAGACCCCGTCCGGCCCGGCGATCGTCCTTGTCGCCGGGGGCTTTTTCGCGTTTTCGGCCCTGTTCGGGCCGCTCGGTTTCGGTGGCCGGTTCCGCAAACCGTCACCCGAAAACAAGACGTCTGTCGAACAATCCTATATTGAAAAGAGAACCCAATGA
- a CDS encoding NAD(P)-binding domain-containing protein → MRIGVLGCGTIASATVHGIAGDGHQITVSERSTSRAHLLADAYDNVTIAGNQGVVDASDVIFLGLMADVAPEVLGPLTFHEGQRVITFMAGATLQQADALVRPASAVALMMPFPAIANGGTPVMMQGDAELVTEIFGDRNQIFTLASADEMAAYLCAQAVLSPVARMVSDAADWLGERVADKKQGEAFLRELVASSLADSECGPLIEALNAPGGYNQRLRQHMEASGMGEALKAGLSALE, encoded by the coding sequence ATGCGGATTGGAGTGCTTGGCTGTGGAACCATCGCAAGTGCGACCGTGCATGGCATCGCGGGAGATGGACATCAGATCACCGTTTCGGAACGAAGCACAAGCCGCGCCCATTTGCTGGCCGATGCCTATGACAACGTCACCATCGCCGGCAATCAGGGGGTGGTTGATGCAAGTGATGTGATTTTTCTCGGCCTGATGGCGGACGTCGCACCCGAGGTTCTGGGGCCATTGACGTTTCACGAAGGTCAAAGAGTGATCACCTTCATGGCCGGCGCCACACTTCAGCAGGCCGACGCGCTGGTGCGCCCGGCAAGCGCAGTCGCGCTCATGATGCCGTTTCCCGCCATCGCGAACGGCGGAACGCCGGTGATGATGCAGGGTGATGCCGAACTGGTGACTGAAATTTTTGGAGATCGGAACCAGATATTTACGCTGGCAAGCGCGGACGAGATGGCCGCCTATCTGTGCGCCCAGGCGGTGTTGTCACCGGTGGCTCGGATGGTCAGCGACGCGGCAGACTGGCTGGGAGAACGGGTTGCCGACAAGAAACAGGGTGAGGCTTTTCTGAGAGAACTCGTTGCGTCGAGTCTGGCGGACAGCGAGTGCGGACCGCTGATCGAGGCCCTGAACGCCCCTGGAGGCTATAACCAGCGCCTGCGGCAGCACATGGAGGCCAGTGGAATGGGTGAGGCACTAAAGGCCGGGCTGAGCGCGTTGGAGTGA